In one window of Bemisia tabaci chromosome 4, PGI_BMITA_v3 DNA:
- the LOC109034111 gene encoding uncharacterized protein, which yields MLEKKPSEQQFVSSTLNHILEDLQEAEAQGFNLPSPAEVLGGEKEADTDAENVIATKHYETIKKLIEDSSNLEEVLQQLKKANSTLQNQYKELKDMTNAVKEASAAALH from the exons atgttggaaaaaaaaccatcgGAGCAACAGTTTGTCTCCTCAACGCTCAATCACATCTTGGAGGATTTGCAGGAAGCAGAAGCACAGGGCTTTAATCTTCCGA GTCCTGCTGAGGTTCTTGGTGGTGAGAAAGAAGCTGACACTGATGCTGAAAATGTTATTGCAACCAAGCACTATGAAACAATCAAGAAGCTAATTGAAGATAGTAGTAACTTAGAAGAAGTTTTGCAACAGTTGAAGAAAGCCAACAGCACTCTTCAGAACCAATACAAAGAACTCAAAGACATGACAAATGCTGTAAAAGAAGCTAGTGCAGCAGCTTTACATTAA